Proteins found in one Sorghum bicolor cultivar BTx623 chromosome 1, Sorghum_bicolor_NCBIv3, whole genome shotgun sequence genomic segment:
- the LOC110431962 gene encoding uncharacterized protein LOC110431962 isoform X1 — MAASFSFPLSATIWFCHYTSKLITGIQCIMPQATEQSCSTSWMPPWHALLFSRTSSPILSIVNRFAVHHQCWTPSSSSLATTNHDKRSSTRMIKKLEVAYQAIGRQV; from the exons ATGGctgcctccttctccttcccacTCAGTGCAACAATTTGGTTTTGCCACTACACATCGAAACTCATCACTGGAATCCAGTGCATCATGCCACA GGCTACAGAGCAGAGCTGCAGCACTTCATGGATGCCACCCTGGCATGCCTTGTTGTTTTCCCGAACCAGCAGCCCCATCCTGTCGATCGTCAACCGCTTTGCTGTCCATCATCAGTGttggacgccatcgagctcatcCCTGGCAACCACGAACCATGAT AAGAGGAGCTCTACAAGGATGATCAAGAAGTTGGAAGTTGCATACCAAGCAAttggaaggcaagtgtaa
- the LOC110431962 gene encoding uncharacterized protein LOC110431962 isoform X2, whose protein sequence is MAASFSFPLSATIWFCHYTSKLITGIQCIMPQATEQSCSTSWMPPWHALLFSRTSSPILSIVNRFAVHHQCWTPSSSSLATTNHDACL, encoded by the exons ATGGctgcctccttctccttcccacTCAGTGCAACAATTTGGTTTTGCCACTACACATCGAAACTCATCACTGGAATCCAGTGCATCATGCCACA GGCTACAGAGCAGAGCTGCAGCACTTCATGGATGCCACCCTGGCATGCCTTGTTGTTTTCCCGAACCAGCAGCCCCATCCTGTCGATCGTCAACCGCTTTGCTGTCCATCATCAGTGttggacgccatcgagctcatcCCTGGCAACCACGAACCATGAT GCTTGTCTGTGA